The proteins below are encoded in one region of Lytechinus pictus isolate F3 Inbred chromosome 11, Lp3.0, whole genome shotgun sequence:
- the LOC129271744 gene encoding angiopoietin-1 receptor-like — protein MYGSFCSQALTTTPIGSALLVVFLLSAPDLRPSASDQQPSASDQPVYSRLRTVRLQTNQTTKRASLVSTAVCSRPPKVRFGPVTIRFRPTRLLWTTSLLLQTPSRPLQINQTTKRAGPECEEGISRYDVVRVNPYQPSIITCYAEGIPLPDASSVDLRRRIDTNTYNTTGITKRSSSVLGSERAVLFDIENVYPPEDGDYGCGLIIENQFYSTSITKATYVLPVISTAPSTVSTTSTTVSLRWNAWSAGEDIGDPPLIGYDVFVRKDGYWVRDQRIDDSITSATVSNLTPDTDYRFRVAAVREGEGGTGPWSPRIDAITLCTAPRSPPAGIQVTANNPKELEVTWEFISLESANCRSGVTHYMIYYALSGSSSTNSRIVPNDTSSYTIIGLGTYMDYTIQISASNKDEESDKSSEIIGRTLEEVAPAPINVAIPRSTKGSFTVSWSTPLPSNVNGHIQMYTIRYKQSDQGDDGDYIMENALTDAFEAEHTVTNLLYAINYTVQVQTVNGAGFSKWSYPVRAKTILTGHHCNGAQVGTIIAGVSVPLIIIIVILIILNVVTYRRARLRHPVTASSKNTAREPSPRYENPAFDASMRTCKNVDKDTYQDLDIDTRDYQNPTDPHTYQELKKTSIDTSHQSVSQPEPEITYEYI, from the exons ATGTATGGGTCATTCTGCAGTCAGGCTCTCACGACCACACCCATTGGCTCTGCTCTACTTGTAGTTTTCCTGTTGTCTGCTCCAGACCTCCGACCGTCTGCTTCAGACCAGCAACCATCCGCTTCAGACCAACCCGTCTACTCCAGACTCCGAACCGTCCGCCTCCAGACCAACCAGACTACCAAAAGAGCAAGCCTTG TTTCCACCGCTGTCTGCTCCAGACCTCCGAAAGTCCGCTTCGGACCAGTAACCATCCGCTTCAGACCAACCCGTCTGCTCTGGACCACCAGCCTTCTGCTCCAGACTCCGAGCCGTCCGCTCCAGATCAACCAGACTACCAAAAGAGCAGGCCCTG AATGTGAAGAAG GAATATCACGCTATGACGTAGTAAGAGTGAACCCATACCAACCATCAATCATCACATGTTATGCTGAGGGGATTCCACTTCCTGATGCCTCATCAGTTGATCTTCGTCGGCGTATTGATACCAACACTTACAATACCACAGGAATCACCAAGCGATCAAGCTCTGTATTAGGATCGGAACGGGCTGTTCTCtttgatattgaaaatgtttATCCACCAGAAGATGGAGACTATGGTTGTGGTCTCATTATAGAAAACCAGTTCTACTCAACAAGCATCACTAAAGCAACTTATG TTCTTCCTGTCATAAGTACGGCACCATCTACTGTCAGCACCACGTCAACTACAGTATCTCTACGATGGAATGCCTGGTCTGCAGGAGAAGACATAGGTGATCCTCCCCTTATAGGATATGATGTATTTGTAAGAAAAGATGGTTACTGGGTTAGAGATCAGAGAATAGATGACTCTATCACTTCAGCTACTGTTAGTAACTTGACTCCTGACACAGACTACAGGTTTCGTGTTGCAGCCGTGAGGGAAGGAGAGGGTGGAACAGGTCCATGGTCTCCAAGGATTGATGCAATCACTCTTTGTACAG CACCAAGGTCTCCCCCAGCTGGAATACAGGTGACAGCCAACAATCCTAAAGAACTAGAAGTGACATGGGAG TTCATCTCTTTGGAATCAGCAAATTGCAGGAGTGGTGTGACCCATTATATGATCTACTATGCTCTCTCTGGTTCATCATCCACAAACTCTCGCATAGTTCCTAATGATACAAGCTCCTATACGATTATAGGGTTAGGGACCTATATGGACTATACCATTCAAATAAGTGCTTCAAATAAAGATGAGGAAAGTGACAAGAGCAGTGAGATAATCGGCAGAACACTTGAAGAAG TTGCACCAGCTCCTATCAACGTGGCCATACCAAGAAGTACTAAAGGTTCTTTCACCGTGTCGTGGTCCACTCCTCTCCCATCGAACGTAAATGGTCATATTCAGATGTACACCATTCGCTACAAGCAAAGCGATCAAGGAGATGATGGCGATTATATCATGGAAAATGCGTTGACAGATGCATTTGAAGCAGAACATACTGTAACGAATCTTCTGTATGCTATTAACTATACAGTTCAG GTCCAAACTGTCAATGGAGCTGGTTTTAGTAAGTGGTCGTACCCAGTCAGAGCTAAGACCATCCTTACTGGTCATCACTGTAACGGGGCGCAAGTAGGCACTATAATTGCAGGTGTTTCAGTAcctcttatcatcatcatcgtcatcctcaTAATTCTCAATGTTGTTACCTATAGGAG GGCCAGACTAAGACATCCAGTCACCGCATCGTCAAAAAACACTGCACGTGAGCCATCCCCAAGGTATGAGAACCCTGCATTTGATGCATCCATGCGCACCTGCAAAAACGTGGATAAAGACACCTACCAAGATCTCGATATCGACACCAGGGACTACCAGAACCCTACGGACCCCCACACATATCAAGAGCTGAAGAAAACCAGCATCGATACCTCGCATCAGAGTGTCAGCCAACCAGAGCCGGAAATCACTTATGAATACATTTAG